In Microbacterium sp. ABRD28, the genomic stretch GTATCCCGCAGCTCTTCTTCGTCCGGCAGCACCAGCTTGGTCGCCGACTGGCTTTCGCTGTCGACGTACCAGACCTCGCCGGCCGCGCCGTCGACGTAGACGTTGCGCTCACCGAGTCGATCGAGCACCTGGAGACGTGCGCTGTCGCCGTCGAGATAGACCTTCGCGGTGTGCGAGCCGGTGACGAGTGAGACCAGATCCTCGATTTGCGCCGATGATGGGCCGTCGCCGGCGCCTTCCATCGGTCCGGTGAGGGCACCGATATCGGGTAGGCCCAGCTCCGACTTCTGCTCGATCGTGCCGCTGAGCGCCTCGACATCGCTCGCGCCCGCGAATGCGATGAGCTCTCGCGGGGTCTTATCGGGAAGATCGACGGCGCCGCTGGCGGCCATCGGCACGGCGATCGCCGCACCCGCGAGCAAGGGCACGGCCACGACGGAGGTCCAGATCACTGGACGACGAACGCGTGCGCGAGGGCCGGGGCTCATGCGACTAGGCTACGCCGGTCGGGGGATTCCGACCCGGGTCACGGCGAACCCTCAGGATGCCGCGCGTCGCGCAGCGGCGAGATCACGACGACGAGGGCGGCGACGGCGAAGATGCCGGCGGCGACGCCGATCGTGGGCTGAAATCCCAGCCAGGTCATGAGGACGCCGGCGAAGAGCGCTCCGAAGAAGAAGACGACGCGGTTCATCGTGCGGATCGTGGAGTTCATCCGTCCCTGAATGCTGTCCGGGGCGACGGCCTGGCGGTAGGAGATGTCGTTCGCGTCTTCGAGTCCCATGCCCAGACCGGAGAGAAGCTGGACCAGACCGACCACGACGAGCACCGGTGCGGTGCCGCTGGCGGCGGTCAACGGCGCCAGCGCGAGGACGAGCCAGGGGATGGCCACAAGAGTGCGTCCGAGGAAGATGGCGCGTCCTGCGCCGAGGCGCGCACCGACGCGCGGTGCGATCAGGGCGCCGGCGAAGCCGCCGATCCCCCCGGCGGCGAGGGCGAGGCCGAACGCCCACGAGGGCAGACCGAGCTCACGCAGGACGTAGACCGCGAGCACGGTGGTCACGATGCTGTTGGCCAGGAACCACACGTGAATCGAGATCGCGAGAGGGCGCAGCGTGCGGTGCCGGTAGGTGTAGCGCATCCCCTCGACGATGTCGTGGCCGACGTGTCGTCCCGGAGGGCGCGGGGCGCTTCGTGGCTCGGTGATCGCGATGCGGGATTGCAGGATCGCGGCGATCGCGTTGATGACCGCCTCGATCACGAACAGGATCGAGGGCCCGACGAGGTTGAGGAGGAGACCGCCGAGGGCGGGTCCTGCGGTTCCCGCGACGGTTTCGCTCTGGCCGAGGCGCGCATTGGCCTGGACGAGAGAGCGTCGCGGCACGATCCGGGGGAGGAGGGGTTGCGCGGCGGAGTCGGCGAACAGGGTGAGCACGCCAAGGGCCAGGGTCACGACCGCGAGAGTCCAGAAGTCGAGAATGCCCGTGACGAGGAGGATCGCGAGGACGACGAAAGCAAGAACCCGTCCGATGCTGGTGAGGACGAGTGTGCGCTGCCGTCGCCAGCGATCCATGAGGGCGCCGACGATGAGGCCGAGGAACAGGTAGGGCACGACGCTGAGGGCGCTCAGGATGCTGATCTGGGCGGGCGTCGCGGCGAGAACGGTGACGATGATGACCTGGATGGCGACGGTCGCCATGGAGCCGCCGACCGCTCGGAGAGTGGACGCGCCCCAGAAGTAGGCGAAGGGTCGCAACCGCAGGATCTCGCCGTCCCGACCGGCTCCGTCGCGCATCCCCACAGACTAGGTGTTGCCCCCGAATGTCATCCTTTCGGGGGACGCGAAGCGTCTGCGCCCTCTTCTAGCCTGATCGGCATGACTGACGTCCTGGGCTGGGGAACCGTCCTGCTCGTGCTCTGCATCCCCGTCGTCTTCGTCGCCGTGGGCGTCGCCTCGCTGCGGCACCGCGCCGACGCCGACGGCTCGCCGTCGTCATCCGGGGGTCTTCTCGGCTTCGACGAACTGTTCCACCCGGCTGCTCACGACGCACGGCTGGCGTGGGAGTCCGAGCAGCAGATCCCCGTTCCCGCCCCGACGCCCGATCGTGGTCCCGGTGTCATCGCGGACGGGAAGACGATCGTCATCGACGTCGGCGACTGAACGACCGGTTTCGGATGTCAGATCCGGGGACTACCGTCCCACCCATGGCGATCGATGAGCGCACGCTGGCCTGGATGCTCGACACCGACCCCGCTCTGCGGTGGCAGGTGGAGAAAGATATCGCCCACGCGCCGCCCGAGATCTGGCAGGCCACCCGGGCGCGCGTGCCTCGCGAGGGGTGGGGTGCGCTGCTGCTGTCGACGCAGGACGCCGACGGGCAGTGGGCGGGGGGTGCGTACTTCCCGGCGGGATACTTCGACAGCGAGGAGGCGCAGCAGCCGGGTCAGCCCTGGAATGCCACGACGTGGACCCTGAAGGACTTGCGCGAGTTCGGCGTGCCCGCCGATGCTCTCGGCGACACCGCCGAAAAGCTCGCGCAGAACAGCCGCTGGGAGTACGACGACCTGCCCTACTGGGCTGGTGAAGTGGACGTCTGCATCAACTCCTTCACCCTCGCCAACGGGGCCTGGCTGGGCGTCGACATGTCCGGACTGGCGGAGTGGTTCCGCGAGCACCGCCTGGCCGACGGCGGATGGAACTGCGAGGCCGAGGAGGGCGATTCGGTACGGTCGTCGTTCCACTCCACGTTGAATGCGCTGCGCGGCCTCCTCGCCTATCAACGGCTGACCGGCGACGGCACGCTCACCGAGGTGCGCCGCACGGGAGAGGAGTACCTCCTGTCTCGGAAGCTTCTGTACCGGGCGTCGACCGGTGAGCCGGTTGCGCCCTTCGCCACCCACTTCCTCTTCCCGAATCGCCACGTCTACAGCGCGCTCGCGGCGCTCGACTACTTCCGCGACGCCGCGGAGTACGACGGCCTCCCACCTGACGAACGACTCGCCGAGGCCATCGAGGTCGTCCGCGACCAGCGACAGCCCGACGGAACCTGGATCCAGTCACGTCGCCTGCCCGGACGGGTGTGGTTCCACATGGATGTTCCGGAGGGTGAGCCGTCCCCATGGCTGACGCTGATCGGCACCCGGGTGCTGGCGTGGTGGGATGCGGCGCACGACGTCGCTGTCGCGTGAGCCGAGCGTCTGGGGCGTCAGCTTTTCGCGCCGGTGAGGGCGAGCGTCCCGCCGAGGCCGATCATCATCACGCCACCCGTACCGGACATCGTCGCCATGCGGCGGGGTGAGGTCGCGAAACACGCTCGCGCGGTTCCGGCGGCGAGCGCCCAGGCGCTGTCACAGACCAGGGCCAGCGCTTGGAAGATCAGCCCGAGCACCAGCAGCTGCGCCCAGACGGCGCCCGCTGCGGGCTCGACGAACTGGGGCAGGACCGCCACGAAGAAGGCAATGGTCTTCGGGTTCGTCAGTCCCACGATGAACCCCTGGCGAGGCGATCCGACACCGCCACGAGCGCGTCGGTGCCGCGTCGACGCCTGCCGTCGGCACGCGGCGACTGCTTCAGGCACCCGATGTCGGCGAGCGGAGCACCCGGCCGGGTCAGAAGAGCGATCAGCTCGTCGCGCTTTCCGGGCACGGCGCCCAGCGTTCCCACG encodes the following:
- a CDS encoding MFS transporter codes for the protein MRDGAGRDGEILRLRPFAYFWGASTLRAVGGSMATVAIQVIIVTVLAATPAQISILSALSVVPYLFLGLIVGALMDRWRRQRTLVLTSIGRVLAFVVLAILLVTGILDFWTLAVVTLALGVLTLFADSAAQPLLPRIVPRRSLVQANARLGQSETVAGTAGPALGGLLLNLVGPSILFVIEAVINAIAAILQSRIAITEPRSAPRPPGRHVGHDIVEGMRYTYRHRTLRPLAISIHVWFLANSIVTTVLAVYVLRELGLPSWAFGLALAAGGIGGFAGALIAPRVGARLGAGRAIFLGRTLVAIPWLVLALAPLTAASGTAPVLVVVGLVQLLSGLGMGLEDANDISYRQAVAPDSIQGRMNSTIRTMNRVVFFFGALFAGVLMTWLGFQPTIGVAAGIFAVAALVVVISPLRDARHPEGSP
- a CDS encoding squalene cyclase is translated as MAIDERTLAWMLDTDPALRWQVEKDIAHAPPEIWQATRARVPREGWGALLLSTQDADGQWAGGAYFPAGYFDSEEAQQPGQPWNATTWTLKDLREFGVPADALGDTAEKLAQNSRWEYDDLPYWAGEVDVCINSFTLANGAWLGVDMSGLAEWFREHRLADGGWNCEAEEGDSVRSSFHSTLNALRGLLAYQRLTGDGTLTEVRRTGEEYLLSRKLLYRASTGEPVAPFATHFLFPNRHVYSALAALDYFRDAAEYDGLPPDERLAEAIEVVRDQRQPDGTWIQSRRLPGRVWFHMDVPEGEPSPWLTLIGTRVLAWWDAAHDVAVA